ACCCGTGTTGGAGAAAtcggatgaagaggaggaggaagaaaagctggacaagtaggaggaagaggagctgGAAAAGGTAGAGCGCACATATTTCTTCCCATTTGCCAGCCATCTTCAGCGATGAATCTGGCTGCCCAAGAACAATGTTCCCAAGAAAAGAAATCACCAACCGTCAAGAAAAAATTTCCAAGCGAATCGTAAAGTAACAACCGACACCCACCTGAGCACCGCTAGGTCAAGGAGGAACATGACTAATACCCTTAAAAACCTATTGCCAGGATCAAAAGCAACCCAAAGATACTCAGGAAACGTGACCGCAATGGTCAACCTTCCCCTGTCCTCGGTACTTAGATCTCCTTGACCGACGCCAATGGTACCAGCTAGCGGGAGAGTACCATCTCTCCCTCCCAAAGGATAGTGACCACTAAAGTTTGAAAGTGGTGGAAGAGAACACTGGCCCTTTTCAAGGTTCACACTCAGGGGCATGTCAGGTATGACCTGTAAACGACAAAGGTCATTACTGTATTGGGTACGATGAAGAGGGAACACTTGACTGCAACGGGAAATTCCCCCCTGAAAAAGGGAAATGAGTAAAAATCCAAGAGAAGCTCATCGGAAGCGCGATCTTGACGATAACATGATCTCTTCATTAGAACTGCATAGTCCCACCCTTCAGGAGGGGAACTGCATATGCTCTTGCACTTCACAAGGGGACGGATGGATTGTACACTTGTAGGAACAAATTCCAATATACCACATGCTTACCTTCAATGATCTGTTATGCAAAAGCACTTATAATCACAAATGAAATATAGGGGTAACAGACAAGAAGAGTAGCAATGAATATGTTTGTACTCTTTGCTGCCCAAGACAAAAGTGAAGTGACATGTGGGTGGCTTCCACCACTTACCTTGTTAAACATTCAATGGCCTTTCAAGCTTGCACCGAAGACAACTCCTATTTAAAGGGAGattatttgtatacatgtaggaacaaagAATGTCACTACTGGAGGAGCTGTATAAGATCAAACACAATATCCCTATGCCCATGTACATGAAGCATGAAGTGAAAGCTTATTCTTTCAAAGCTCTTCAATACTTTTATAAGTAATTTATTCTATAGGGTAAAGGCTTTTTCAGAATAAGAGTAAACAGGTGGATTTCATCTGCTTTGAATTACTGTATAGTCAATTTTATCTAAAGGCAATTGATGCCCCAATCCTTAGTTGTTTGTTCCCAAAGACACATTCCATTCATATATCAGGATACCACACTAACAATTATGAGGAATATATTTTACACAACACAATGAAACCAAACAAAAGCCTATTCTACAAACCAATATGTTCAAGAAACTTACCTGTGAAAAGAAAGCATTTTCACATTGTCGACTAGTACGATACCAGAAGTCATTAAAAGTTCGGCAAAGTCAACAGGCTCTATGCCATCTTCTTCATGCTTTTTGAACTGCAATCCTGAATTCTGTAGCAAATCTATGCTATCCTGGGCATACATATCCtcccttgaaaaaaatatatacattcaaaaCTTGAAAATTACAAAGTAACAATTTTCACTtgcagtatatgagagagagagagagagagagagagagagagagagagagagagagagagagagagagagagagagagagatattcacccaCCGAGTCCCTCCCAGTACTTGCATTGTGTGCCCTAAAAAATATAATCACTCGTGACCACTAATTTTTCTAATATCTATTCACCCCAGTTGTGACACACTGCAGTTAAATGATCACCAAGTACTTGATTAGGCTAACTACTTGGGTGAGCAATGTGTGAGAAAGAGAGATTATTATACTTACGTCAAATTGAATTTGAAGTTAAACTGCCACGTACTGTACCCAGGAGGAGTCTTTCCTTGCTCATCCAAAAAAGTGAGACCCAACTGAATAATTTTGAGCAAATCAACATTGCATCGCAGGAGCTGATACTGATAATCTGCATTGCTTCTGAATTCCCCAATTGGCCGAGCCACAACACCTGGGAACTCGGTATCCTGAAATATTTTGGAGAGGAAATTATTAAAGTGAAAGTGCAAAAAAGATAGTTTTTGTAACAATAAAGtctattttcactaaaaataatcaaCCAAATTAAGCCTAATTGTAGTCATAATTTTCGCAGCAATTCAGGAGTTTAAACAAATATAAGTTTCAATGACAAAATGTATCTTTCATTTAAAATAGAAAtggcatactcctattaaaggacaaaggtttgtatttgtgcatgAATGAAATAAACTGTCTCAAAATGACAAAACCAgcatttaaaacaatatttaaatcaACAGCCTTAAATTGAAGAAAATAATCACTCTTAATTCTCTTACAACTACTGGGGAGCCTCatactaaaaagaaaaatcaaagccACATACCATAGCAACATATGGAAACTGTTGTACTACACGTCTTATATGGTGAAATTCTTCTTCCATATTGTGCGCCCACACTTCTCGTATACCACATTCTTCATTGGTCATAGGTCGAATACCGCCACTGCTCCTACCTCCCCCTCGGCTGCCTCCACCGTCACTCCCCTCTCTTTCTGCTCCCGCGCCGCCCAAGATGAACGGTCCTGTTAGACTAGGCATCACACTCTGAACCATTCAATATATACTCGTGAAATCCTGCAAAAGTACAAAGACAAATTCTAAAATTAAGTTACTTTGATACAGACATACTGCATACtatataaatttacttttaaaattaaaatacataACATAACCATGGCATAAAAATTAGTAATTTCGAATTTGAAATTAGTCTTCTAATACTCACCAACACAATCAACTTTTGCCAATAGGTCTTGTTAAAGCAACTTGCTTATAATTTATTTTACTATGCAATCCATTTACCCATAAGTAGGCTATACACCATGTCCCCaatgatataaaacaaaatacagtgaaccctcgctacttcgcggttcgacaatcgcggattcaccacttcgcggggttttcccataacccatatatatatacatatcgcggattttccggaaaattcgaaaataccgcgaaatctgaagataaccaaatacgatattttgttacctgtaattccattaatactgtaattagtaatatctgctcttactgattgttcattgcattacatatgatatataattcagcacagaaagaaataaaacacgaaaagagaatgtgatcatacgataattcagtacgtagtaaaattaaatcgaacatgaaacacaaatcagatgcagtcataccatattagaatggtgtgtactgtaatggatgtgcttcttttccatgaatcttttgtatgtatacgtacgtagtacagtactgcatccaataatattctttgttgcaaaaatcacatttcgaataagtactgtaagcgtacgagagagagagagagagagagagagagagagagagagagagagagagagagagagagagagagagagagagagagagagaggcgtaaaatagcgtacgtacgtaaatttttattattattgttattattattattattgttgttgttgttaataaaattattattgttattattattattattactgtactgtacagtattattatcattatttattattattacggtacccttgtacttaatctacgtacgttcagtatgcgcggggcatcttctatgagtaaccaacgcaccatgtactgtaagacgggttgtgattggttcaagcgctgacagatgacgaatcaaaactcaagttttgttatctagcctgtgattggtgttttgcccgcatcttcaacttccagcatcacagttctcgcgggtctgcatcgttcactttctctttccgcgtattgctgagtagacgttcttaactttgtgaagtttaatctgtgctgtgtgcgactggtttaagttgaactttttgttgaactttctgttacaatggctcccaagcgttctgcttctagtaaggctggtagtgagcctaaacgccaccgaagaatgatgacgatagctgagaaggttacgcttctcgacatgttaaaagatggtagaagttacgcggccgctggccgccattttggcatcaacgaatccaccgttcgctacatcaggaaggacgaggcgaacattagaaagactgctgcaatcacctttagcagatcagcgaagcgagtcgttacaacgcgtaataaaacgatcgtacgcatggaaggtgctttagctgtgtggattgccgactgtcggaagaagaacatagcgttggatacgaacaccatccgaacaaaggctttgagcttgtatgagaattttgcggcaaaggaacctcatgacgacgatggcgaccatgctgaagaagatgatgatgtagatgatcctcaaccagggacctccactgattcccagcgtcagaaacaacgtttttccgccagcaaaggatggttcgcgaagtttcagaaacgcttcgccctgaaaagcgtttccctgcatggggagtctgcttccgctgacactgccgctgctgaaacttacgtgaaccagactttcaagaacattatcgctgaaggtggatacaagccggaacaagtgtttaatatggatgaaaccggcttgttttggaagagaatgccgtcgcgaactttcctgttcaaagaggaagccaaagcctctggctttaaggcattcaaggatcgcgttaccctcgtgatgtgtggcaatgctgctggatttttgttaaagccggggcttatttataagtcgaaaaatcctcgcgctttgaaaaacaaaaataagaatctccttcccgtgtactggatgcataatcaaaaagcatggattacgaagatgctgacctccaactggttccaccagtgtttcatcccgcaagtccatgaatatctcttagagaagggcttgccattcaagatccttctccttatggataacgctggtggacacgcaactgacctgtcgcgtgagggcgttcaggttgagttcctgccacccaacaccacgtcattaattcaaccaatggaccagggggttatcagggcgttcaaggccctctacacgaagaataccttggcggacctcgttgcgtgtgtggatgctgcccaagatgacgaggatgaagacttcaacttgaaggcgtactggcggcagtacaccatagccacgtgcctgcagaatattcaaaaggcacttcaagagatgaaacctgcaaccgtaaatgcgagctggaagaagctgtggcccgatattgtttacgacgacaagggatttactccgtcggaaatccaacactctgcaatacggaaatctgtgcagttggctgccataattgggggtgacgggtttggcgacatgacgactgaagacgtcgacgagttgttggactgccattcccagcccctaactgacgcagacctcgaagacctgacgaaatcggcaagtgaggaagagagtgagggtacccaggaagagacccaagaaaatgtagaagaaacgggcttaacattagaacgactcgccaagttctgcaaccatatgaaggaggcgaaagaaatgttgcaagagtgggacgaggatatggttcgctcgatgcaattctgcaacaaggtcgatgacatcacgactccctacaggatgctcttggatcgaaaaaagaagcagcggcaacaacttccgatcacaatgttttttcagcctcgcaaaaaagagccagttcctcctgctagtacgccttcggaagaaattgaagaagttgaagaggtgtcccaggaaaagacacctccgtctgaagagacgtaaaatactatcattgactgcacagtagaacacatcatcagcttcatcatcatcatttctactgtgcagcaaattcatcgccatcgtcattcaagtttttcttgaacttctttcgtggtgagtacagtaacaatctttattttttactttaacctgttttatagtttagtaatgtacgtactgtatgcattaagttaaagggaaggttttaaaagtctacatgttgtaacctatcatattttttttgtttaaaatttacatttacgtacgtaaaacaatctctctctctctctctctctctctctctctctctctctctctctctctctctctctctctctctctctctctctctctctctctctcaaattgttttcctgctttgctacgtacaagtactgtataatttatatttgtaaggtaacatattttgtaaatgctttgtactgtaaatactgtatgtactgtatcattatttatcactatcatcatgcgtgttaaatgccttgtttgttctgagcgtggttgtttactgagcgtacacgccgtcgtttcaggcggcgtcataaagaaaaagatttcatttggaagtcctaagaaaaatacgtaaactaa
This DNA window, taken from Palaemon carinicauda isolate YSFRI2023 chromosome 10, ASM3689809v2, whole genome shotgun sequence, encodes the following:
- the LOC137648735 gene encoding CCR4-NOT transcription complex subunit 7-like is translated as MVQSVMPSLTGPFILGGAGAEREGSDGGGSRGGGRSSGGIRPMTNEECGIREVWAHNMEEEFHHIRRVVQQFPYVAMDTEFPGVVARPIGEFRSNADYQYQLLRCNVDLLKIIQLGLTFLDEQGKTPPGYSTWQFNFKFNLTEDMYAQDSIDLLQNSGLQFKKHEEDGIEPVDFAELLMTSGIVLVDNVKMLSFHSGYDFGYLLKLLTDQNLPAEESDFFELLRIYFPSIYDVKYLMKSCKNLKGGLQEVAEQLELERVGPQHQAGSDSLLTGAAFFKMKEMFFEDKIDDAKYCGHLYGLGTSFVVNGNSASAYNDNGHTSDSTSNS